One Streptococcus gallolyticus subsp. gallolyticus DSM 16831 DNA window includes the following coding sequences:
- a CDS encoding acetolactate synthase large subunit: MKQIRLKESKNGSELLLETLASLGIDTIFGYPGGAVLPLYDAIYNFDGIRHILARHEQGALHEAEGYAKSTGKLGVAIVTSGPGATNAITGIADGMSDSVPMLVFTGQVGMSGIGKDAFQEADIIGITMPITKYNYQIRDVADVPRIVTEAVHIATTGRTGPVVIDLPKDVSETKTSFYHDPTVNLPSYQPTVEPNVLQVKKILTQLKKAKRPLIIAGGGVNYAGASQELIAFAERYNIPVVSTLLSLGAMPIDHPLSLGMGGMHGSYASNMALTQCDFMINFGCRFADRLTGNPKTFAKKAVVAHVDIDPAEIGKVVKTQIPIVGDAKRALEILLEADEVKTRHDDWTESVLANKAKAPFSYDFDETIIKPQHAIAAIGKITNGDAIVVTDVGQHQMWAAQFYPYKNARQLITSGGLGTMGFGIPAAIGAKLANPDKEVIVFVGDGGFQMTNQELALLNGYGVPIKVVLINNHSLGMVRQWQESFYDEHRSESTFDDEPNFQLMAEAYGIAHYKFTNPNTLEEDLKVITENKPMLVEVAISNREHVYPMVPTGKSNSEMLGVKFNA, from the coding sequence GTGAAACAGATTAGATTAAAAGAATCCAAAAACGGATCAGAATTGCTATTGGAGACCTTAGCTAGTCTGGGAATAGATACAATTTTTGGCTATCCTGGTGGAGCTGTTTTACCGCTTTATGACGCTATATATAATTTTGATGGTATTCGCCATATTTTGGCACGTCATGAGCAAGGAGCCCTCCACGAAGCAGAAGGATATGCTAAATCAACAGGAAAACTTGGGGTTGCCATTGTAACCAGTGGTCCAGGTGCAACTAACGCCATCACTGGTATTGCTGACGGGATGAGTGACAGTGTTCCAATGCTTGTCTTTACTGGACAGGTTGGAATGTCAGGTATTGGGAAAGATGCTTTTCAGGAAGCTGATATTATCGGTATCACAATGCCAATTACAAAATACAATTATCAAATTCGCGATGTTGCGGATGTGCCTCGCATTGTAACAGAAGCCGTTCATATCGCAACAACAGGGCGTACAGGTCCAGTTGTTATTGATTTGCCAAAAGACGTTTCAGAGACGAAAACAAGCTTTTATCATGACCCAACGGTTAATCTTCCTAGCTATCAGCCAACGGTTGAACCTAATGTGCTTCAAGTGAAGAAAATTTTAACTCAATTGAAAAAGGCTAAAAGACCGTTGATTATCGCTGGTGGTGGCGTTAACTATGCAGGGGCTTCGCAAGAATTAATTGCCTTTGCCGAACGTTATAATATTCCAGTTGTTTCTACGTTATTAAGCTTGGGAGCTATGCCAATTGATCATCCCTTATCTTTGGGTATGGGAGGAATGCATGGTTCATACGCGTCTAATATGGCGTTAACGCAGTGTGATTTTATGATTAATTTTGGTTGCCGTTTTGCGGACCGCTTAACAGGAAATCCAAAGACATTTGCGAAAAAAGCAGTTGTAGCTCACGTTGATATTGACCCTGCAGAAATTGGGAAAGTTGTAAAAACACAGATTCCTATCGTAGGTGATGCCAAACGTGCTTTGGAAATTCTCCTTGAAGCAGATGAAGTTAAGACACGTCACGATGATTGGACAGAATCAGTTCTTGCTAATAAAGCAAAAGCACCATTTAGCTATGATTTCGATGAAACGATTATCAAACCACAGCATGCTATTGCAGCAATTGGTAAGATAACAAATGGGGATGCTATCGTTGTTACCGACGTTGGTCAACATCAAATGTGGGCAGCACAATTCTACCCATATAAAAATGCACGTCAACTCATTACATCTGGTGGACTGGGAACAATGGGATTTGGAATTCCTGCTGCTATTGGTGCTAAACTAGCCAATCCTGATAAAGAAGTTATCGTCTTTGTTGGTGATGGTGGTTTCCAAATGACTAACCAAGAGTTGGCATTGCTAAATGGTTACGGTGTTCCAATTAAGGTAGTCTTGATTAATAATCATTCACTTGGTATGGTTCGTCAGTGGCAAGAATCATTCTATGATGAACACCGTAGCGAATCAACATTTGATGATGAACCAAATTTCCAATTAATGGCAGAAGCTTACGGCATTGCTCATTATAAGTTTACAAATCCTAACACTTTGGAAGAAGATTTGAAAGTTATTACTGAGAATAAGCCAATGTTAGTTGAGGTTGCGATTTCTAATCGTGAACACGTTTATCCGATGGTTCCAACTGGTAAATCAAATAGTGAGATGTTGGGGGTGAAGTTTAATGCGTAG
- the ilvN gene encoding acetolactate synthase small subunit translates to MRRMLTAKLQNSTGVLNRFTGVLSRRQVNIESISVGHTMEPNISRITIIIDVESLEEVEQIIKQLNRLIDVLRVRDITDIPHLEREVILVKLTAPTSKRAEILAVIQPFRASVVDVAPKSITIQVTGDADKIEALLRVVKPYGIQNLARTGATGFSRDFS, encoded by the coding sequence ATGCGTAGAATGTTGACAGCTAAGCTTCAAAATTCAACAGGTGTTCTTAACCGTTTTACAGGTGTTCTTTCACGACGTCAGGTTAATATTGAGTCTATTTCAGTCGGGCATACTATGGAACCAAACATTTCCCGAATTACAATTATCATTGATGTTGAGAGTTTGGAAGAAGTTGAACAGATTATTAAACAGTTAAATCGTTTAATTGATGTTCTGCGTGTCCGTGATATTACGGATATTCCTCACTTAGAACGTGAAGTCATTTTGGTTAAGTTAACGGCGCCAACAAGCAAACGTGCTGAAATTCTGGCTGTTATTCAGCCATTCCGTGCCAGTGTTGTTGATGTTGCTCCAAAATCAATTACGATTCAGGTAACAGGTGATGCGGATAAAATTGAAGCACTTCTTCGTGTAGTAAAACCGTATGGTATTCAAAATCTTGCTCGCACAGGTGCGACAGGATTCTCAAGAGATTTTTCTTGA
- the ilvC gene encoding ketol-acid reductoisomerase: MAVTMEYEKDVKVAALDGKKIAIIGYGSQGHAHAQNLRDSGHDVIIGVRHGKSFDKAKEDGFDTYEVAEATKLADVIMILAPDEIQADLYAKEIAPNLEAGNALGFAHGFNIRFEYIKAPETVDVFMCAPKGPGHLVRRTYTEGFGVPALYAVYQDATGNAKDIAMDWAKGVGAARVGLLETTFKEETEEDLFGEQAVLCGGLTALIEAGFEVLTEAGYAPELAYFEVLHEMKLIVDLIYEGGFKKMRQSISNTAEFGDYVSGPRVITKDVKENMKAVLADIQSGKFAEDFVNDYKAGRPKLEAYRKEAADLEIEKVGSELRKAMPFVGQNDDDAFKIYN, encoded by the coding sequence ATGGCAGTAACAATGGAATACGAAAAAGATGTAAAAGTAGCAGCTCTTGATGGTAAAAAAATTGCTATTATTGGTTATGGCTCACAAGGTCATGCCCATGCACAAAACTTGCGTGATTCAGGTCATGATGTTATCATTGGTGTTCGCCATGGTAAATCATTTGATAAAGCAAAAGAAGATGGTTTTGATACTTATGAAGTAGCAGAAGCAACTAAACTTGCAGATGTTATCATGATTTTGGCACCAGATGAAATTCAAGCGGACCTTTATGCCAAAGAAATTGCTCCTAACCTTGAAGCTGGTAATGCTCTTGGATTTGCCCATGGTTTCAATATCCGCTTTGAATACATTAAAGCTCCAGAAACTGTAGATGTCTTTATGTGTGCTCCTAAAGGACCTGGTCACCTTGTACGCCGTACTTACACTGAAGGATTTGGTGTACCAGCACTTTACGCTGTTTACCAAGATGCTACTGGTAATGCTAAAGATATTGCTATGGACTGGGCTAAAGGTGTTGGTGCTGCGCGTGTTGGACTTCTTGAAACAACATTTAAAGAAGAAACTGAAGAAGATCTTTTCGGTGAACAAGCAGTTCTTTGTGGTGGTTTAACTGCCCTTATCGAAGCTGGTTTTGAAGTTCTTACAGAAGCTGGTTATGCTCCTGAATTGGCATACTTTGAAGTTCTTCATGAAATGAAACTTATCGTTGATCTTATTTACGAAGGTGGTTTCAAGAAAATGCGTCAATCAATTTCAAATACAGCTGAATTTGGTGACTATGTATCAGGACCACGTGTTATCACTAAAGATGTTAAAGAAAATATGAAAGCCGTTCTTGCTGATATCCAATCTGGTAAATTTGCAGAAGACTTTGTTAATGACTATAAAGCAGGTCGTCCAAAACTTGAAGCTTACCGTAAAGAAGCTGCAGACCTTGAAATCGAAAAAGTGGGTAGCGAACTTCGTAAAGCGATGCCATTTGTTGGACAAAACGATGACGACGCATTCAAAATTTATAACTAA